GGCATTTTCTTTAAAATTGTACCTGTTATCAAATTGCCAGGTAAATAAATTCAAATTGGAGTCGAGATGATCGTATAAATAATTTTCTGCACTGATACCGGTTTTAAAACTATTTTTATTATTTATTTTTTTGTTGAGATTATAAATTGCCGAAATTTTCTGGTCATTAAAATAATAACCCATATTGGAAACAATACTATCAATGTTAAATTCCGGGTCGCGATAAACCAAAGCATGATCTGCATGATTTTCCTGCCAGGAATATGCAACAACTGCTTTTCCATAAGTAGTTGCATTTATTTGGTGTGCAAAGGAAATACCGGCAGTGGCCATACTTGTGCCAAAATATTGATCCCGGTCGCTATCGCCATATAATTCCGTTTCTGCTTTCGTATAATCACTCACCACAATATCAATATCGCTTTTTCCACCTACACCAAACAGATTAATTGCACCTTTTTTATTCGGGAAAGTTAATTTAAATGCCCCATCGAAATAATTCGGTACAGCGCTTGTTCCTATCTCCAAATTCATGAATTGAAATATCTTCAAAGTAGAATATCTGAAACTAGCCAAATAAGAAGAATGATTTTCTTTATTGATTGGACCTTCAGCAAATAATTCCGTTCCCAAAAAACCTAACTGTCCACTGAATTCCGATTTTTCATCATTTCCTTTGCGCATATTAAGATCAAAAACTCCGGCAATGGAATTTCCATATTCTGCCGGAAATGCGCCTGTAAAAAAATCGGAGTTGCTGAGATATTTATTATTAATTATGGAAACAGGTCCTCCGGTTGTTCCAGCAATTGCAAAATGATTTGGATTCGGAATATCCACTCCTTCCAATCTCCATAAAACACCAATAGGTGAATTTCCCCTTACCACAATATCATTTCTCGAATCATCGGCTCCCTGAACACCGGCAAAATTACTTGCCATTCTCGCAGGATCACCCCGACTACCCGCATACCGATCAGTTTCTTCCACACTGAAAGTGCGCACACTCACAACAGCCATTTCATTATTTACTTCTCCATTATTTTTATCCGCAGAAATAGTTACTGCCTCTAATTTTTCTGCATTTTCTTCCATTTCAATATTGAGTATCACTTCCTTACCGGTTGTAACTACCACATTATTAATAAATACATCATTAAATCCTACAAAAGAAAATCTTATGGAAACACGACCAACAGGAGCTTCCTCAAAACGATAATTACCATTTTCATCTGAAT
The genomic region above belongs to Bacteroidota bacterium and contains:
- a CDS encoding TonB-dependent receptor produces the protein MKISYFLLLVLIPVISFSQDITQTIRGNITDKESKAPLIGATAVLFKDSVLLQGNYSDENGNYRFEEAPVGRVSIRFSFVGFNDVFINNVVVTTGKEVILNIEMEENAEKLEAVTISADKNNGEVNNEMAVVSVRTFSVEETDRYAGSRGDPARMASNFAGVQGADDSRNDIVVRGNSPIGVLWRLEGVDIPNPNHFAIAGTTGGPVSIINNKYLSNSDFFTGAFPAEYGNSIAGVFDLNMRKGNDEKSEFSGQLGFLGTELFAEGPINKENHSSYLASFRYSTLKIFQFMNLEIGTSAVPNYFDGAFKLTFPNKKGAINLFGVGGKSDIDIVVSDYTKAETELYGDSDRDQYFGTSMATAGISFAHQINATTYGKAVVAYSWQENHADHALVYRDPEFNIDSIVSNMGYYFNDQKISAIYNLNKKINNKNSFKTGISAENYLYDHLDSNLNLFTWQFDNRYNFKENAFFVQAYFQWKYKVNEKMVLNGGLHGQVFTLNANSKSIEPRVGLKYDLNKRSSVSLGTGLHSQMLPSYQYSYQQKQTDGSFLTINKDVGFIRSFHSVLGYDKALTENFRLKAEVYYQYLFDVPVEIEPSAFSLANEGSGFSRFFPDSLQNIGTGKNYGLELTLEKFYSNNFFFLITGSVYNSLYTGSDGVERKTDFNGGYAGNLLGGYELTINKKDVLTTGIKLTYAGGKLTTPVDESATVAAKELIFIDSLTNTVKLKDYFRVDLKLAYRMNGKKNHITHELAIDLVNVFGIQNVLGLTYAPNPADPTASPVKEEYQLGFLPLFYYKIDF